CGTAGCATGGATGTTTTATAGATTGTATAAGTGGTCTAAAATTATATATTTTCGAACCCAAAAAACAGTAATTAAAGAAATATCTTTGTGTGTATTAACTATAACTTTAACCACTACTTTTTTACTGTTTTTCAATCGAACCATCGAATTCCGTATTTATGGTTTATATTTTTGGTTATTTCCAGGTTTGATGTTTAATTTGTATAGCAAAGAGAAATTAACCACATCAAAAGAAATATTATAAAAGCAGTTTCTTACTTTTCTAAAAAAAGTATAGAAGCATATTTTATTATTAAGTCAATATACAGTAGAATAACAATTTCAGATGTCTAAAATATTCAAAACAGATAAACCATTAGTATTTATAGTTGGCAATAGCCGTAGTGGAACTACTATGATGGGGCGTATAGTGGGAAAACATTCGGAAGTTTTCACTTTTCATGAGCTACATTTTTTTGAACAACTGCGGACTGTACAAGAACAAAATGACTTTACTTCTGAAAGTGAAGCAGAGCAACTAGCCGCAAGATTATTTTGTATTCAACGAGATGGTTATCTTAACCAAAAAAATCCCAATCGCTTTTTATCAGAAGCCAAAGAGCTAGTTGCTAAAGCCGATGCACAAAATTCAACTTCAGCTAGTATATTTAAAGAGTTTTTATTTTATGAATCAGCTGTGAATAATAAAGTAATTCCTTGTGAACAAACTCCTCGAAATGTTTTTTATATTAATGAAATTCTCAAACTTTATCCAGAAGCAAAAATCATTAATATGATTCGTGACCCGCGCGATGTTCTTCTATCTCAGAAGCGGAAATGGAAACGACGTTTTTTGGGAGCTCATAAAATTCCTTTACGAGAAGCTATTCGCTCTAAAATCAACTATCATCCTATTATTATTAGCAAACTATGGAATTCTTCTATCTATGCGGCAGATAAATTTGCCGATCACGATCAAGTTTATTCGTTATATTTTGAAGAGTTATTAAAAGAACCAGAAGTTAAAGTTAAAGAGATTTGTGATTTTATTGGTATATCTTTTAATCAAGATTTATTGCAAGTTCCTCAGGTTGGTTCTTCTATGGGATTAGACCGACCAGAACAAAAAGGCGTTGACCCAACAAAAACAAAACACTGGCAGAAAGGTGGGTTGAGCAAAACAGAAGTATTTTTATGTCAGCAAATAACTAAAAGTCTTAGAGAAAAACACGGCTATTATTCTACTCCCACTCAATCTAATCCTTTGAAGTTAATTTATAGCCTAATCTCTCTGCCTATACAATTAACTTTGATATTACTTGTGAATTTTAATAGAATGCGAGGATTAAAAGAAGCAATTAAAAAACGTCTAATATAGTTATCTAGCTAATTTATCTATACTAGATGCGCCATTATAAATCCCGCTAAATTTCATAGTTTGATTCCCATAGCAGAGATTAAACATTTATTACAATATTGGTAAAAAATTTTAATGAAAGATAAGCTACTCGCAAGCATAATTATCAACAATTTCAATTATCAATCTTTTTTAGAACAAGCTATTAATAGCGTTCTAAACCAGACTTATCTCCATACGGAGGTGATTGTAGTAGACGATGGTTCTACTGATAACTCACAACAAATTATTGCTAGCTATGGCGATCGCATTACTCTCTTTAAAGAAAATGGTGGGCAAGCCGTCGCTTTTGATAAGGTTTTTTTCTAGATATAAAATTAGCAGTTCGGGAATCATGAAGATAATGGCAATACTTTAAAGAGTGGAAAGATATTTGCACAAAGAAGAGCATATAAAAATATCGTTGTTACTTATTTCAGACAATTAAAATTGCCAAAATTTATTAGATATATTAATAGAATTTTTGCTAAAAGCATCAGTATTTAGTTAAGAAACGGAGTCATCAATAATCTAGGAATTAACTATATAAAGTGCTATTTGTCTAAAGCGTTATGGCTAGACAAAGTTCAAATATCGATTATGACTTTTTATTATCTTTTCAGATTTTTTAACATGATTTCACTAATAAAAAAAAAGCAGATAAGCAAGAAAGAGTGGAAACTTTACAATAAAACAATATAATCGAATTGAATCATCTTAATTTAGTTTCTAATTCTTTTTTTACCATGTCCTATTTGCAAGAACATCAATATCTAATTATTGGCGGTACTACTAAAGCTGCAACAACATCTTTATTTAATTACCTAGCTGTTCATCCGAAAATCTGTGCTGCTACTAGAAAAGAAACTCGTTTTTTTATCGATAACAATTGCTTATTTCCATCACCTGAGATTGACTGGTCACAAGGTTTGGAGAAATACAATACATTTTTTAAGAGTCAATTAGATTCAGAACATATAAGACTAGAGGCTTCACCTGATTATCTCTATTCGTTGGGTACTCCTCAAAGAATTAAGACATCATTACCCAATACCAAAGTTATTTTTATTCTCCGTGAACCAATCTCTCGACTAATTTCTTGGTATAGATATGCTAAACAAAGAGCATTCATTCCCAAAGAAATGACATTTGAGGAATATGTAGAAAAACAGTTTGAACAAGAAAATTCTAATTTAGAAGAACAATCTAGTATAGAGCCAACAGAATTTATTCCACAAACTCACCTTTTCAGTAAGCTCAAACAAGGGTGTTATTCAAATTACTTACAGCCATATCTTGAAATATTTGGTCATGATAATGTCCATATTGGTTTTTATGAAGAATTATGCCTATCTCCTCGTTCTGTGAGCAAAAAAATTTGTGATTTTGCTGGCATTGATTCTGCTTTTTACGATGAATACAAATTTGAAATATTTAATCAGACTAAAACTATGAAAAATCCGAAACTACACGGTGCTTATGAACGCTTTCGTACCAACATTCGAGGATACACGTATAACCTACCCATTCATGTGTTCTTGCGCCAAATAAGACGCCAGTTTGACACACTTTATTATGGACTCAATACAGTTTCTACAGATGAAACAGTTAAAATTCCAGCAGCAATTCAAAAGAAACTCGAGAAATATTATTACCAAGAAAAGATAATTTTAGCAGATCTATTGGCTCGTCCTATTCCCTGGTAACTACAAATAAGTAATTACAAACATAGTAATTATAAATATAAATTAGCCTATTTAACTATTTGATATCTAACCTATAACTAATAAAATATCAGTGAGTCTTACAATCATTAATGCTGGTCAAAATTACCATATTAGAGGTGGAGCGGAGCGATATCAATTTGCTCTTGCTCAGTTGTTACATCACCATGGTCACCAAGTAATTCCTTTTGCTGCAGAACACGCTAAAAACGAAATTACTCCTTGGTCTAAATATTTTCCTAAAAGGGTAGATTTTGAGCAACCAACTCCAAAAGATTTACTTGAATTCGTATATTCAAGATCTGCCGCGCTATCTATGGAAAGTTTATTATACGACCGTCAAATCGATCTAGCACATCTACATATTTACTATGGTCAACTTACTGCTTCGATTTTGTCGCCACTCAAAAAAGCTGATGTTCCTATAGTGCAAACCTTGCATGAGTACAAGATAGTTTGTCCTGTTTATACACTTCTCTCTGATGGTAACGTATGCCAAGCTTGTAATGGCCACGCTTTCTGGCAAGCAACCTTAAAAAGATGTAATAAAGGTTCTTTATCAAGATCGATTTTAAGTACCGTAGAGTCTTATGTTTCTAAAATGTTGGGCTCAGTCAACAAAATAGATCATTTTATAGCAGTTAGTTATTTTCAAAGAGAAAAATTAATTGAATTAGGTCTTCGGGCCGATAAAGTAACTACAGTACATAATTTTATTGATGCATCAGATTACCAACCAAGTACAGCACTAGGAGAATACTTTCTTTACTTTGGAAGATTAGAGCAATCTAAAGGAATTTTTACGCTAATTGAAGCTGCATCGTCAATTAAAGATACTCCTTTATTGATTGTAGGCGATGGCACCGTTCGTCCAAAGCTAGAGAAACTCATTCAAGAAAGAGAGCTGAATCATATAATTTTGTTAGGATTTAAGCACATGCAAGAGTTACAGAAACTTATTCGCCATAGTATTTGTACGATAACCCCATCGCAATGGTACGAAACTTTTGGTTTAACTTTGATTGAATCTTTTGCCCATGGAAGACCAGTAATTGCCAGCGAAATCGGTGGAATGACTGAGATAGTAACTGACGGCATTGATGGTCATCTCGTACATCCAGGGAATGCCGAACAATTACGAGAACGAATGCTGTGGATGGCTGAACATTTGACTCAGGCGAGGGAAATGGGTTTAGCTGGTAGACGCAAGGTAGAAACACATTTTAATCCAGAAAGTCATTATCAAAAATTGATAAGTGTTTACCAGAAGGTTTTATAATAAAAACTGATTAAACGTTTTGCTTATAGTTTTAGAAACTTTGATAATTTGGCAACTGTTAATCAAATATAAGTTTTTTGATTAACTAGTATAAAATCGTTTTATTATTGACTAAATTAATTGCAAACAAATTATTGTCTTATACTCATATACTATTTGTTAAAGATTGTTAAAATAACAAATTTAAAAGTTATCAAGGTTTTTTTGGTTATTCATGTAGATAGTTATACAATCAAACCATTAAGTTAGTTTAGATTTGGAGCTTTTTTGTCTTGGTTTGAAATAGAAATAGACAATGCCCAAATGGATTTACAGCAAATAAAATTAGGAGCAGCTATTAAATATGAAAATAGATAGCAACATTAGGCATTTATCTCAATTCATTAATCTGCTTGTTTTAACACTTATCTTTTTACTAGGAACAACTTCTTGTATAGATAATAATATAAATAATAAAAAATATAATTCGTCCCCGGTTCAAACGAAACAAATTTTTACTCAATCTAATAATTCTCAGCTACTCTCTATAGCTACTCTCTCACCTTCTGTTCGATCGCTTTCACCTAATTATGTATGTTCTAATGTAAATTCTCTGCGAAACAAATCTTGGCACGACCAAAAATTTTGGAATTCAGTTAATAAATTGAATCCGAGAATGATACGTATACCAGGAGGATCTGTATCCAATTACTGGAATTGGCAGAAAGGGGGACTAATAGAAGACATTAGTAGCTTACCTGACGGTTTACCTCGTTTTATGACAAATAAAGACCGTCAATATACTGCAAGTAAACTTAAAGATTTTTATGCTGGATTTGAAACAAATGCTTTAACCCCATTATTTGTTTTGAATATGCTTACTTCCGATCTCAAATCTCAACTAAAAATGCTACAAACAGCAAGAGATTTAGGGATGCCAGTTAAATACGTAGAGCTTGGTAATGAATTTTACTTTGGCACAAAAAATTATCGTAAAATGTTTCCTCGCCCTCAGGATTATGCCAAAACAGCCAATCAATGGGTTTCTGCAATAAAACAGGAGTTTCCTGAAGCAGAAATTGCCGTAATTGGAGTAGGTAGTAGAGGAAAAAATAGCTTAGGCCGACGTTACAAATGGAATGAAGAAATTATCGCCACAACCTTGCCTTTAGCAGATGCCATAACTATTCATAAATATCCTAGCAATGGTTTGGCAAACCGAAAAATCTCAACTGAAAAATATCCTTATTTCCTTAAAGAAGATATTCCGTTTATTTTAGGAGAGCCTTTTGAAAGTTGGTACAAGACTAGTAATACTATTAGGGATTTTCCTGAGAATAAGAAAATTTGGGTTACAGAATACAATCTAATAGAAAAGACTGACACAACTCAAGAAGAAAAAAGACAGAGAATTGCAGGAAGTTGGATTCATGGAATGTATACCTTATCAATGAGTTTGCTTTTCTTAGAAGATCCTCGTATCGAGATAGCCTGTAATCATATGCTGATTGGTAGCTCTCAATTTTCAACTATTCTCACCAACGAAAAAAGCTTTAAAAATCCTAGTGATAAAAATACCGTATCTCAACCTCTTGCCCTCTCAGCTACAGGTTCTAGCTTAAAATTGTTAGGGGATGCTACTGAAGGAATGACTAATGCTCAGAAGATTGATTTTGCCCAGAATTTAACCTTAACTGGTAACGATGAATTTTCTTATCCTGCATTATATGGTTGGATGTTTACTAATGAAACCGAAAAAAGTTCGCTAATTTTAAATTTATCTAATCGTCAAATTGAACTGGAAGTTAGTTCTTTATTTAAAAGCCAAATAAATTATGAAACTATTTCAGGTTCTCCCAGAGACTTGGTAACTAGACCAGGAATATTACAGCAAAAAATAGGTAATACAAAAACAAAAATCATCCTTCCCCCATATTCTGTTACTAAAATGTCTAATAACAAAAAGTAATAATTTTTTAAAAAAGATGATAATATACGAAAAATTTAATAGTTTTTATAAATATGGTTGCTCAACTTGATAGTCTATATATAAAAACAAAACCTACTAAAGCTTTATCTCGTCTGATTGGCTATGGTCTTTTTGAAGGTAGACCTTTAACTACAAAGGGACAATGGATCAACCCCTTAATCTTTAAATTATTTGCGATCGCCCAAGGTTTACCACAGCTTAAAAAAGTCAAAAAACCGATTTTTATTATTGGTACAGGACGAAGCGGAACTACTATTTTGGGAATAGTTTTATCTATGCACAAAGAAGTAGGTTTTCTTAATGAACCAAAAGCACTTTGGCATACAATTTATCCAGAAGAAGACCTGATCGGTAGCTACAGTCAAGGAAAAGCTGACTATCGTTTAGAAGCAGAAAATGCCACAGACTCAATTAAACGTACAGCCCATCGACTGTTTGGTGCTTATTTAACAGCAGTTGCTTCCTCTAGATTGGTAGATAAATATCCAGAACTAATTTTTCGAGTTCCTTTTGTAAGACAAATTTTTCCCGATGCCAAATTTATCTTTTTAGCTCGTAACGGTTGGGATACCTGTCAATCGATTGATGGATGGTCAAAACGCCTTGGTACTAATGTCCAAAACGACACCCATGATTGGTGGGGTTTAAATAATCGCAAATGGCATTTGTTGATAGAACAAATAGCTGCAACAAATTCTGTTTTTAAGCATAACCTAAAAATCATTGAAGGTTATTCTAATCATACTCACATGGCAGCAGTCGAATGGATTTTGACCATGCAAGAAGGTTTAAAGTTAGTTGAACAGTTTCCAGAGGTTGTTTATCTACTTAAATATGAAGAATTAGTTGCTCAACCTGAAAATAGCCTCAGACAATTACTAGATTTTTGTGAGCTGCCATTTGATGAAAAAATGGTTTATTATGCTAAAAAAACTCTCAATAGCCGTCAAAATAATCGGATTTTTTCCTTATCACCTGAATTAGCTCCTCTATTTGAACAAACTATGACTGCACTAGGTTATTCTTGAGAGCTAATTTAACCATTAAGCCTGGAACTCGCATAGTTTGTAATTGAAAGGCTCGCAAAGCGCAAAATAAATTAGTTCTGATGGCTGATTCTGTTCGTACTTGAAATTGTTCGATCCTGAATCAAATTAATTAGGAAAATTTAGGAGCATAATCCCGTGCAAACTCTTCAAATGAATGTGGTGGTTTACCTGTAGCATCTTTAATATCTGCTGTAATGATTGAAGCCTCCCCGCGATGATAGTGTGCATAGTCTTCAATTAAGCCATCGGCTTGCCAGTTCGGAAATCCAACACTAATTAGTGCTTCTCGCATTGACTCAGGCGAAATATCCACAAACTGTATTTTGTGGTTAAGAGCCGCAGAGAGTTTTTCAGCCATCTCCTGATGCGACAGTGCTTCGGGTCCAGTAATATTATAAATTTTTCCAGCGTGTCCGTCTTCAGTCAATGCTGCTGCTGCGACTGCTGCAATGTCCCGTACATCTACAATACTGATCTTGGCATCACCGACGGCAGCAAAGAACTTATTTTGATCGACAATCGTTGACCGAAAAGCGAGTAAACCTTGCATAAATAAATTTGGACGCAGAAAAGTATAGGCAATTCCAGATTCTTTGATTTTATTTTCAACCACCGCGTGATAGCGCAGAAATCGCACGGGTGAATTAGTGTCAGCCGCCCATTGCGATAGCTTGACGATTTGTTTAACTCCAGCGCGACTCGCTTCCTCGACAAATGTTGACTGCTGAGTTTCCGCTTGTTCAGAAGAATTGGTCAAAAGGAATGCCCGCTCAATACCCTTCAAGGCATCAGCAACGGTGGTTGCATCATTGAAATCACCGACAACTAGTTCTACGCCTTCCATCTCAGAAAATGCCTCCAATTTCTTGGTCGAGCGAACCATGGCGCGAAAAGGAACTTTTTGGGCGAGTAGTTGTTTGGTCAACTCTCGCCCGATGTTGCCAGTTGTGCCAGTGATTAAAATTGTTGGTGTTGTAGATTTTGTCATAATTTTCTCGAAATGATTCTGGCGTAAGTCTTAAAGTATTTATTACTTATTAGTTTAAACCAAGCTGTTTAGAGTCTTTAAAAGCTCTTTCACTTGTTAACTGCAATCTGCTGGTTTCTTTGATGCTCCAAAAAATCTAAGAGCCAATCTTTGAGATGGCGAGTTGCCCGACAATCATCTTCGTTATAGCTTAAGATTAATTCTAGCCAGGTTCGATCTTGAGTACTTAACCACCGATCGTACCAGCAGACTGATTGATCCCCACTACCTTGAGTTTCTCGCCAATAAAAACCAATCCAGTTAGCTAGGGCTTTTAAGGAGTAACTTTCTACGGGTAAAACTACCGTTTTTGTAACCCATAAATGAAGATCGACTAAGCGAGATAATAATTCTTTGGTCTTAGCTTTCGGTGTATCATAAAGTCGAGCTAAACGCTTGATTGTATCCGCTTCGTATTCAGAGTAATGAAAAATAGGTGCATCAGGATACAAAGATATAAAGTTTAAAAACTGTTGCCATATTTTTTCTTCATCGGCTGCATCTTCGGCTACAAAAGCATGAAACTTCTCGGTGTTGGTGGTTCTATCTACTAGCAGAACTCCTAATAAATAGTCGATTTGACGCTCAGGTTCAGCTTCAATATCAAAATATAGCTCGATCGCACCACTAGGAATAGGTTGAGTATTAAGCAAATCGAAACTAGATTTTACCAAAGCGCGATCGCTCTGTAGAGCAGTAATCTGCTGTTTTATTTGCCTTGCTACACTAGCAGTAAGAGCTTCCCCTAAGCTTTTTTCTGAAACATTTATCAAAGACTCAACGCTATCAACTCCCATTGACTGCATATACTCATAGCGTTTCGGGGTTACTCCAGGTACTAAAGACAAATGATTGCTTGACTTTGCCACCCCATGGCAATAGCCATACCAGCTACAGAGGCTACACCTTTGACGGGAAATAAACACTTCGGGCTTCTGTTTTTGAGCAAGCATAACCAAGCAGTCAGTTACCTCATGCTGCATCTTAATCAGCCAATGATCGAGGTTGATATAATAATCGTTGTGTTCTTTGAGAATTAGCTGTGAATAAGCAGGAATTGCTGATTGAGTAATGCCTAAGATTTGAGCGTGAAAGGCACTAATTAGCTTGTACTCTGGTTTGGCTCGACGACCAAGCTTAATATTAACTGGTAAATATTCCCAGTCGCCAAATTTAGATTTTCCTGGCTGTCTAATTAATAAACTTGGTGCAGCAACAAAGGTGATTTCTGTTAAAAAGTCTTGGACATCTTGTATTTCACTTGAGAAAGTATAATTGCTCAAAGCAGTTTGCCACTGAGCAAAAGTCAAGCTCAAACTTCCTTGAGCAATACATTCTACTCCCTGTGCCATTAAAGCGAGAGTTTGTTGACTATTTAACTGCCAATCTCTTCGAGAAATATCTGGCTTATAGTAGTC
This DNA window, taken from Pleurocapsa sp. FMAR1, encodes the following:
- a CDS encoding sulfotransferase family protein, with protein sequence MSKIFKTDKPLVFIVGNSRSGTTMMGRIVGKHSEVFTFHELHFFEQLRTVQEQNDFTSESEAEQLAARLFCIQRDGYLNQKNPNRFLSEAKELVAKADAQNSTSASIFKEFLFYESAVNNKVIPCEQTPRNVFYINEILKLYPEAKIINMIRDPRDVLLSQKRKWKRRFLGAHKIPLREAIRSKINYHPIIISKLWNSSIYAADKFADHDQVYSLYFEELLKEPEVKVKEICDFIGISFNQDLLQVPQVGSSMGLDRPEQKGVDPTKTKHWQKGGLSKTEVFLCQQITKSLREKHGYYSTPTQSNPLKLIYSLISLPIQLTLILLVNFNRMRGLKEAIKKRLI
- a CDS encoding glycosyltransferase family 2 protein, whose translation is MKDKLLASIIINNFNYQSFLEQAINSVLNQTYLHTEVIVVDDGSTDNSQQIIASYGDRITLFKENGGQAVAFDKVFF
- a CDS encoding sulfotransferase domain-containing protein — translated: MSYLQEHQYLIIGGTTKAATTSLFNYLAVHPKICAATRKETRFFIDNNCLFPSPEIDWSQGLEKYNTFFKSQLDSEHIRLEASPDYLYSLGTPQRIKTSLPNTKVIFILREPISRLISWYRYAKQRAFIPKEMTFEEYVEKQFEQENSNLEEQSSIEPTEFIPQTHLFSKLKQGCYSNYLQPYLEIFGHDNVHIGFYEELCLSPRSVSKKICDFAGIDSAFYDEYKFEIFNQTKTMKNPKLHGAYERFRTNIRGYTYNLPIHVFLRQIRRQFDTLYYGLNTVSTDETVKIPAAIQKKLEKYYYQEKIILADLLARPIPW
- a CDS encoding glycosyltransferase family 4 protein: MSLTIINAGQNYHIRGGAERYQFALAQLLHHHGHQVIPFAAEHAKNEITPWSKYFPKRVDFEQPTPKDLLEFVYSRSAALSMESLLYDRQIDLAHLHIYYGQLTASILSPLKKADVPIVQTLHEYKIVCPVYTLLSDGNVCQACNGHAFWQATLKRCNKGSLSRSILSTVESYVSKMLGSVNKIDHFIAVSYFQREKLIELGLRADKVTTVHNFIDASDYQPSTALGEYFLYFGRLEQSKGIFTLIEAASSIKDTPLLIVGDGTVRPKLEKLIQERELNHIILLGFKHMQELQKLIRHSICTITPSQWYETFGLTLIESFAHGRPVIASEIGGMTEIVTDGIDGHLVHPGNAEQLRERMLWMAEHLTQAREMGLAGRRKVETHFNPESHYQKLISVYQKVL
- a CDS encoding sulfotransferase family protein, producing MVAQLDSLYIKTKPTKALSRLIGYGLFEGRPLTTKGQWINPLIFKLFAIAQGLPQLKKVKKPIFIIGTGRSGTTILGIVLSMHKEVGFLNEPKALWHTIYPEEDLIGSYSQGKADYRLEAENATDSIKRTAHRLFGAYLTAVASSRLVDKYPELIFRVPFVRQIFPDAKFIFLARNGWDTCQSIDGWSKRLGTNVQNDTHDWWGLNNRKWHLLIEQIAATNSVFKHNLKIIEGYSNHTHMAAVEWILTMQEGLKLVEQFPEVVYLLKYEELVAQPENSLRQLLDFCELPFDEKMVYYAKKTLNSRQNNRIFSLSPELAPLFEQTMTALGYS
- a CDS encoding SDR family oxidoreductase; this translates as MTKSTTPTILITGTTGNIGRELTKQLLAQKVPFRAMVRSTKKLEAFSEMEGVELVVGDFNDATTVADALKGIERAFLLTNSSEQAETQQSTFVEEASRAGVKQIVKLSQWAADTNSPVRFLRYHAVVENKIKESGIAYTFLRPNLFMQGLLAFRSTIVDQNKFFAAVGDAKISIVDVRDIAAVAAAALTEDGHAGKIYNITGPEALSHQEMAEKLSAALNHKIQFVDISPESMREALISVGFPNWQADGLIEDYAHYHRGEASIITADIKDATGKPPHSFEEFARDYAPKFS
- a CDS encoding TM0106 family RecB-like putative nuclease — translated: MLITDHLLLNYKRCNRRTYLEIYGNPQQKDPEKDFLQKLKRENQTHIANVIKERSLDYYKPDISRRDWQLNSQQTLALMAQGVECIAQGSLSLTFAQWQTALSNYTFSSEIQDVQDFLTEITFVAAPSLLIRQPGKSKFGDWEYLPVNIKLGRRAKPEYKLISAFHAQILGITQSAIPAYSQLILKEHNDYYINLDHWLIKMQHEVTDCLVMLAQKQKPEVFISRQRCSLCSWYGYCHGVAKSSNHLSLVPGVTPKRYEYMQSMGVDSVESLINVSEKSLGEALTASVARQIKQQITALQSDRALVKSSFDLLNTQPIPSGAIELYFDIEAEPERQIDYLLGVLLVDRTTNTEKFHAFVAEDAADEEKIWQQFLNFISLYPDAPIFHYSEYEADTIKRLARLYDTPKAKTKELLSRLVDLHLWVTKTVVLPVESYSLKALANWIGFYWRETQGSGDQSVCWYDRWLSTQDRTWLELILSYNEDDCRATRHLKDWLLDFLEHQRNQQIAVNK